A stretch of the Arachis stenosperma cultivar V10309 chromosome 6, arast.V10309.gnm1.PFL2, whole genome shotgun sequence genome encodes the following:
- the LOC130934164 gene encoding uncharacterized protein LOC130934164 produces MTLEKALYDLGASINLMPLSLMTKLAIEEVKPTRMSLQMADRSLKVPNGVVENLLVKVGKFIFPADFVILDMEEEGHNSIILGRPFLATARAIIDVEKGEMTLRVHDEQMIINVFKAMQYPP; encoded by the coding sequence ATGACCTTGGAGAAAGCTCTCTATGATTTAGGTGCCAGTATCAACCTGATGCCTCTCTCATTAATGACGAAGCTTGCAATAGAAGAGGTTAAGCCAACAAGAATGTCACTCCAAATGGCTGATAGATCACTCAAGGTACCCAATGGAGTTGTAGAAAATTTGTTGGTGAAAGTTggaaaattcatttttcctgCTGACTTTGTCATTTTAGACATGGAAGAAGAGGGGCACAACTCAATAATCCTAGGGAGACCTTTCTTGGCCACAGCAAGGGCTATTATTGATGTGGAGAAAGGTGAAATGACCCTcagggtgcatgatgagcaaatgatcaTCAATGTTTTTAAAGCCATGCAATACCCCCCCTGA